One Mustela nigripes isolate SB6536 chromosome 5, MUSNIG.SB6536, whole genome shotgun sequence DNA segment encodes these proteins:
- the AIF1 gene encoding allograft inflammatory factor 1 isoform X1 → MSQTRDLQGGKAFGLLKAQQEERLDELNKQFLDDPKYSSDEDLPSKLEIFKKKYMEFDLNGNGDIDIMSLKRMLEKLGVPKTHMELKKLIREVSGSSGETFSYSDFLKMMLGKRSAILKMILMYEEKAREQEKPAGPPAKKNISELP, encoded by the exons ATGAGCCAAACCAGGGATTTACAGG GAGGAAAAGCCTTTGGGCTGCTGAAGGCCCAGCAGGAAGAGAGACTGGATGAACTCAACAAG CAATTCCTGGATGATCCCAAATATAGCAGTGATGAGGATCTGCCCTCTAAACTGGAAATCTTCAAGA AGAAATACATGGAGTTTGACCTGAATGGAAACGGAGATATCG ATATCATGTCCCTGAAGCGGATGCTGGAGAAGCTTGGGGTTCCCAAGACCCACATGGAGCTCAAAAAATTAATCAGGGAGGTGTCTGGCAGCTCTGGGGAGACTTTCAGCTACTCTGACTTCCTCAAGATGATGCTGGGCAAGAGATCTGCCATCTTAAAAAT GATCCTGATGTACgaggagaaagcaagagaacagGAGAAGCCAGCAGGTCCCCCAGCCAAGAAAAATATCTCTGAGTTGCCCTGA
- the AIF1 gene encoding allograft inflammatory factor 1 isoform X2, protein MEFDLNGNGDIDIMSLKRMLEKLGVPKTHMELKKLIREVSGSSGETFSYSDFLKMMLGKRSAILKMILMYEEKAREQEKPAGPPAKKNISELP, encoded by the exons ATGGAGTTTGACCTGAATGGAAACGGAGATATCG ATATCATGTCCCTGAAGCGGATGCTGGAGAAGCTTGGGGTTCCCAAGACCCACATGGAGCTCAAAAAATTAATCAGGGAGGTGTCTGGCAGCTCTGGGGAGACTTTCAGCTACTCTGACTTCCTCAAGATGATGCTGGGCAAGAGATCTGCCATCTTAAAAAT GATCCTGATGTACgaggagaaagcaagagaacagGAGAAGCCAGCAGGTCCCCCAGCCAAGAAAAATATCTCTGAGTTGCCCTGA